A section of the Perognathus longimembris pacificus isolate PPM17 chromosome 7, ASM2315922v1, whole genome shotgun sequence genome encodes:
- the Tmem201 gene encoding transmembrane protein 201, with the protein MEGVSALLASCPTAGLAGGLGVTACAAAGVLLYRVARRLKPTHMVVNCWFCNQDTLVPYGNRNCWDCPHCEQYNGFQENGDYNKPIPAQYMEHLNHVVSSVPSPRDPTQPQQWVSSQVLLCRRCSHHQTTKIKQLAAFSPREEGKFDEEIEVYRHHLEQMYKLCRPCQAAVEYYIKHQNRQLRALLLSHQFSRREADQAHTQSFSSSAMKAPVQVILLRALAFLACAFLLSIALYGPSDPFTPGAALPPALPPGGNGSAMPDNSTASEAEGWQQLLGLLPEHMADKLLEAWAFGQTHQMGIVVLGLLTCLLAMLLAGRIRLRRIDAFATCLWALLLGLHLAGQYLQAASPSWLDTLKFSTTSLCCLVGFTAAVATKKATGPRRFRPRRYFPGDTPGLFPSSPHLAVSHPSITGSAPSLFIPTPPGFLPLASQQLFRSPRRASPSSLPGRLSRALSLGTIPSLTRTDSGYLFSGSRPPSRVSPHVEVPLSDYFSLLSGSLPASPLPSPAPSVASSVDSSSGSLRHRRPLISPARLNLKGQKLLLFPSPAGETPHTPSSSEEHSPPSGSLFTIESPQAPRRQPTRDAKHTVDMRSVLARDGACSSRSIKKEDDSSQSSTCVVDTTTRGCCDEAATWRGRCGPSLVRGLLAVSLAANALFTSAYLYQSLR; encoded by the exons ATGGAAGGAGTGAGCGCGCTGCTGGCGAGCTGCCCCACGGCCGGCCTGGCCGGTGGCCTGGGCGTCACGGCGTGCGCTGCGGCCGGCGTGCTGCTCTACCGGGTCGCGCGGAG GTTGAAGCCCACGCACATGGTGGTCAACTGCTGGTTTTGCAACCAGGACACACTGGTGCCCTATGGCAACCGCAACTGCTGGGACTGCCCCCACTGCGAGCAGTACAACGGCTTCCAGGAG AACGGAGACTATAACAAGCCGATCCCTGCCCAGTACATGGAGcacctgaaccatgtggtgagCAGCGTGCCCAGCCCGCGAGACCCCACACAGCCTCAGCAGTGGGTGAGCAGCCAGGTCCTGCTTTGCCGAAGATGCAGCCACCACCAGACTACCAAAATCAAGCAGCTGGCCGCCTTCTCACCAAGAGAGGAG GGCAAGTTCGATGAGGAGATCGAGGTGTACCGCCACCACCTGGAGCAGATGTACAAGCTGTGCCGGCCGTGCCAGGCCGCAGTGGAGTACTACATCAAGCACCAGAACCGCCAGCTGCGTGCCCTGCTGCTCAGTCACCAGTTCAGCCGCCGGGAGGCTGACCAGGCCCACACGCAG AGCTTCTCTTCCTCCGCGATGAAGGCCCCAGTCCAGGTCATCCTGCTCCGGGCCTTGGCCTTCCTGGCCTGCGCCTTCCTGCTGAGCATCGCCCTGTACGGCCCCAGCGATCCCTTTACCCCCGGGGCTGCCCTGCCCCCAGCTCTGCCACCTGGTGGCAATGGCTCGGCTATGCCGGATAACAGCACTGCCTCCGAAGCTGAGGGCTGGCAGCAGCTGCTGGGCTTGCTGCCGGAGCACATGGCAGACAAGCTGCTGGAGGCCTGGGCCTTTGGGCAGACCCACCAGATGGGCATCGTGGTGCTgggcctgctcacctgcctgctggCCATGCTGCTGGCTGGCCGGATCAG GCTCAGAAGAATTGATGCTTTTGCCACCTGTCTGTGGGCCCTGCTGCTGGGGCTGCACCTGGCGGGGCAGTACCTGCAGGCTGCCTCCCCCAGCTGGCTGGACACGCTCAAGTTCAGCACCACGTCCCTGTGCTGCCTGGTGGGCTTCACCGCAGCTGTGGCTACAAAGAAGGCAACGGGCCCCAGGAGGTTCCGGCCCCGAAG GTACTTCCCAGGAGACACCCCTGGCCTCTTTCCCTCCAGCCCCCACCTGGCCGTGTCTCACCCAAGCATCACGGGCTCCGCACCATCTCtgttcatccccaccccacccggctTCCTGCCCCTCGCCAGCCAGCAGCTGTTCCGCTCTCCCCGCCGGGCCTCGCCCTCCTCGCTGCCCGGCCGGCTCAGCCGGGCCCTCTCGCTGGGAACCATACCCTCTCTGACCCGAACAG ACTCAGGGTACCTGTTCAGCGGGAGCCGCCCTCCCTCGAGAGTGTCTCCACACGTAGAGGTTCCCCTCTCAG ATTACTTCTCCTTGCTGTCCGGGAGCCTCcccgcttcccccctcccctccccagcacctTCCGTGGCCAGCTCCGTGGACTCCAGCTCTGGATCCCTGCGCCACCGGAGGCCTCTCATCAGCCCTGCCCGGCTCAACCTGAAGGGGCAGAAGCTGTTGCTGTTCCCATCGCCCGCGGGGGagaccccccacacccccagcagCTCGGAAGAACACTCACCGCCCAGCGGCAGCCTCTTCACCATCGAGTCTCCCCAGGCCCCCCGCAGGCAGCCCACGCGGGACGCCAAGCACACTGTGG ACATGAGGTCCGTGCTGGCCAGAGACGGCGCCTGTAGCAGCCGCTCCATCAAAAAAGAAGACGACTCCTCCCAGTCATCCACCTGCGTGGTGGACACCACGACCCGAGGGTGCTGTGACGAGGCTGCCACATGGAGAG GGCGCTGCGGGCCCTCCCTGGTCCGAGGCCTCCTGGCGGTGAGCTTGGCCGCCAATGCGCTCTTCACCTCGGCCTACCTGTACCAGAGCCTGCGCTGA